A genome region from Panicum virgatum strain AP13 chromosome 4K, P.virgatum_v5, whole genome shotgun sequence includes the following:
- the LOC120704073 gene encoding uncharacterized methyltransferase At2g41040, chloroplastic-like — translation MELLVRAAAAAAASSSPQPSLQLPRRACVAGSCRPRPRRPGFPSLRAAAAAAAATTAVEPETKEQQNDTSETEVFACPVCYEPLIRKGPPGINLPAIYRSGFKCSKCNKSFTSKDIFLDLTVTSGTKEYTEQKPARTELFRSPLVSFLYERGWRQNFNRSGFPGLDEEFQMAQEYFQPVAGGILLDVSCGSGLFTRKFAKSGTYSAVIALDFSENMLRQCYEFIKQDDTLLNANLALVRADISRLPFASCSVDAVHAGAAIHCWPSPSNAVAEISRVLKPGGVFVGTTFLSSPRNNPFSVEALRPLRQIVGPVNTSYNYFTEGELEDLCKSCGLVNYSNKVQRSFIMFSGQKPY, via the exons ATGGAGCTGCTGgtacgcgcggcggcggccgccgccgcgtcctcctccccgcAGCCGTCGCTCCAGCTCCCCCGCCGCGCCTGCGTCGCTGGCTCCTGCCgcccccgtccccgccgcccCGGGTTCCCTTCGCTCCGCGCagctgcggcggccgcggcggcgaccaccGCCGTGGAGCCG GAAACAAAAGAACAGCAGAATGACACTTCAGAAACTGAGGTGTTCGCGTGCCCTGTTTGCTATGAACCATTGATAAGAAAAGGGCCACCAGGCATAAACTT GCCAGCAATTTATAGGTCAGGATTCAAGTGTTCAAAGTGCAACAAGTCATTTACCAGCAAAGACATCTTCTTGGACCTCACTGTAACTTCTGGGACAAAAGAATATACTGAACAGAAGCCTGCGAGAACCGAGCTGTTCAGGAGTCCGCTTGTCTCATTTCTTTATGAGAGAGGGTGGCGTCAAAACTTCAATCGGAGCGGCTTCCCTGGTCTTGACGAAGAG TTTCAAATGGCTCAAGAGTATTTCCAACCCGTTGCTGGAGGTATCCTTCTTGATGTCAGCTGCGGAAGTGGCTTGTTTACTAGGAAATTTGCAAAATCTGGGACATACTCAGCTGTAATTGCTTTGGACTTCTCCGAGAATATGCTTCGCCAATGCTATGAATTTATTAAGCAAGATGATACTCTCCTCAACGC GAATTTAGCACTTGTGAGGGCAGATATTTCAAGGCTCCCTTTTGCCTCTTGTTCTGTAGATGCCGTTCATGCTGGAGCTGCTATCCATTGCTGGCCCTCACCCTCTAATGCG GTAGCTGAAATAAGCCGTGTCCTCAAACCTGGTGGTGTGTTTGTGGGCACAACTTTCTTATCCTCTCCCAGGAACAACCCATTTTCTGTTGAAGCATTAAGGCCACTGAGACAG ATTGTTGGACCAGTTAACACAAGCTACAATTACTTCACCGAAGGAGAGCTAGAAGACTTGTGCAAATCGTGTGGCCTTGTTAACTATAGCAATAAGGTTCAGAGGTCATTCATCATGTTCTCCGGGCAAAAGCCATACTGA